A genomic segment from Gemmatimonadota bacterium encodes:
- a CDS encoding sigma-54-dependent Fis family transcriptional regulator produces the protein MSQDVKILLVDDEAAILETLSILFRGAGYDVTVANSGAKALTALSEERPDIVLTDIRMPGASGLEVLAKAREVDAEIPVILMTAQASLQSAVRAVNEGAYYYLQKPFANDELLAICQRAAEARQLRVENRALKKEIRKRTTSAEGRPVGTAPSFIEVLELAETVAPTDSTVLLSGESGTGKEVLARYIHRLSNRAEGPFLSINCGALPESLLESELFGHMKGSFTGAVKDKEGLLTAAAGGTFFLDEVGEMSAATQVKLLRALQEREVIPVGATKTVRLDVRIMAATNRELEQEIERGAFRSDLYYRLNVIQLRLPPLRERPEDVPILAQYFLESHARGDGPAPHISEETMDVLMQHDWPGNVRELENALERAVVVTGGGEITPASLPERVREAPPRRLGSEDLAQNPTMEVVERAYIHWVLQAEGGNKKRAAELLGIDPSTLYRKLSRYGIGD, from the coding sequence GTGAGTCAGGATGTGAAGATCCTTCTGGTTGACGACGAGGCGGCCATCCTCGAGACCCTCAGCATTCTCTTCCGCGGAGCCGGGTACGACGTGACGGTCGCGAACTCTGGTGCCAAGGCGTTGACCGCGCTGAGTGAAGAGAGACCGGACATCGTCCTCACCGACATCCGCATGCCTGGCGCTTCCGGGCTCGAGGTGCTCGCCAAGGCGCGTGAGGTGGACGCCGAGATACCTGTGATTCTCATGACGGCCCAGGCTTCTCTTCAGTCCGCGGTGCGGGCGGTGAACGAGGGAGCCTACTACTACCTGCAGAAACCGTTCGCGAACGACGAGCTGCTCGCGATCTGCCAGCGAGCGGCTGAGGCTCGTCAGCTGAGAGTCGAGAACAGGGCTCTGAAAAAGGAGATTCGGAAACGAACCACGTCCGCCGAAGGTCGACCAGTCGGGACGGCCCCCAGTTTCATAGAGGTGCTCGAACTTGCGGAAACGGTTGCGCCGACGGACTCCACGGTACTGCTCTCAGGCGAGAGCGGTACCGGCAAGGAAGTTCTGGCGCGCTACATCCACCGGCTCTCCAATCGCGCCGAGGGACCGTTCCTGTCGATCAACTGTGGCGCGCTGCCTGAGAGCTTGCTGGAAAGCGAGCTATTCGGGCACATGAAGGGGTCGTTCACGGGTGCCGTGAAGGACAAGGAAGGTCTCCTCACCGCGGCCGCCGGTGGCACGTTCTTCCTGGACGAAGTCGGCGAGATGAGTGCGGCGACCCAGGTGAAGCTGTTGCGGGCACTGCAGGAACGAGAGGTGATCCCGGTGGGTGCGACGAAAACCGTGCGCCTCGACGTGCGCATCATGGCGGCGACGAACCGGGAGCTCGAGCAGGAGATCGAGAGAGGGGCATTTCGCAGCGACCTGTACTACCGCTTGAACGTGATCCAACTCCGGCTTCCGCCTCTTCGGGAGCGGCCTGAGGACGTGCCCATACTCGCGCAATACTTCCTGGAGTCTCATGCCCGTGGTGACGGTCCCGCGCCCCACATCTCCGAGGAGACGATGGACGTTCTGATGCAGCACGACTGGCCCGGGAACGTGCGCGAGCTCGAGAACGCGCTGGAACGCGCCGTCGTGGTCACCGGGGGCGGGGAGATCACGCCCGCTTCGTTGCCCGAGCGAGTCCGCGAAGCTCCGCCTCGGCGCCTGGGCTCTGAGGACCTTGCCCAGAATCCGACGATGGAGGTCGTGGAGCGCGCGTACATTCACTGGGTCCTGCAAGCCGAGGGTGGAAACAAGAAGCGCGCCGCGGAGCTGTTGGGCATCGACCCGTCGACGTTGTACAGGAAGCTCAGCCGGTACGGGATCGGCGATTGA